A genomic region of Papaver somniferum cultivar HN1 chromosome 7, ASM357369v1, whole genome shotgun sequence contains the following coding sequences:
- the LOC113296831 gene encoding uncharacterized protein LOC113296831 → MEEGRTKIRRVRCPKCSKILTEPPNSPVYQCGGCGTILQAKIKPAADGLSQKSNEDIGSVKSGSDRGEIDVVVGIKDDNSTSCPKVGDEEIVGENMANGYDSKYKRRSKSPMHESLVQRGLNIDQDEVLSVSTQKEFVHVEPQFGIANVYQGPDQIPHRPNPRLDGMMANQRMQQVGNGRGRFPSASYVDEGSSSYQQSGYSYGYGKPMSSPEMNIGYGEQMSNRGSNYGYGGGIPVGGSNYPYDEHISYPVSSSGVAERVQFLENDRAELLKQLQEIQIKLESSADLTAKPMDRRVPQNARMATHGSYGAHDPRLPVEPSGFVTSPSHPYFPAKHVRSSSVNNVMNRHLADLQTFYPPNELPGYPDMIGSTHGRNLSHSPQRYRNRPSHDYFHGGFDPETGSSYPNNTFFHQPACSCVHCYNKHLQVPPQVHSAVLRDRRFTNPTSNPIGYNIGSRPRSYYHGGANPPLFRPRAQVSVDLDSEFGSVCNRSVEREAEPRVQVPVGLDSEFGSVGNRGVERELEPKSVKRRCYPAAGGAPFITCHNCFGLLKLPRKFLLMQMSERMLKCGACSTVIRILVESKKLICIQETPLKANDEPVVVARESNLQSHGHAKMDSTNSYSDDYGNYRSMDSDSILSSTDPSLKPSESEKIQNLPSSFTAITDGEVSPHNVIAQGGMLDLSKHVIQPPPGSSLQELFEYSTYMRKVDKPGSGNNSIIMEHQVEMVPDLPTTPTSLPNSTENVTQATVIDTSFNDTYTSQDSDAARADLPTRSSIYSSDSDYTVENETPNVSINGHPLSDHLVRKAQKQAGRIYPGEYWYDFRAGFWGPMGQPCSGVIPPHIQEFNYPMPKDCSGGDTSIIVNGRELREKDLNLLASRGLPVTENKSYTIEISGSVVDNDSGEELDSLGKLAPTIEKLKRGFGMKVPKPAAA, encoded by the exons ATGGAGGAAGGAAGAACAAAAATTCGACGAGTTCGTTGCCCCAAATGCAGTAAAATCTTAACTGAACCGCCAAATTCTCCTGTATATCAATGTGGTGGTTGTGGCACTATTCTTCAAG CGAAAATTAAACCAGCAGCAGATGGGTTATCTCAGAAATCTAATGAAGATATAGGTTCTGTGAAATCAGGAAGTGATAGGGGGGAAATTGATGTGGTTGTTGGAATCAAAGATGATAATTCAACTAGTTGTCCTAAGgttggagatgaagaaattgtgGGAGAAAACATGGCAAATGGTTATGATTCTAAGTATAAACGTAGGTCGAAATCTCCGATGCATGAATCTCTAGTTCAGAGAGGTTTAAACATAGATCAAGATGAGGTCTTGAGTGTCAGTACTCAGAAGGAATTTGTTCATGTTGAACCTCAATTTGGAATTGCTAATGTTTATCAGGGACCAGATCAAATTCCGCACCGGCCTAACCCGAGATTAGATGGGATGATGGCGAATCAGAGAATGCAACAAGTTGGAAATGGAAGAGGTAGGTTTCCGAGTGCGTCATATGTTGATGAAGGTTCATCCAGCTACCAACAATCTGGTTATAGTTATGGCTATGGGAAACCGATGTCAAGCCCTGAAATGAATATTGGTTATGGTGAGCAGATGTCAAACCGAGGTTCTAACTATGGGTACGGCGGGGGGATACCAGTCGGGGGCTCTAATTATCCGTATGACGAACATATATCGTACCCTGTTAGCAGCTCTGGTGTGGCTGAGAGAGTCCAGTTTCTTGAAAATGATAGAGCTGAGCTCTTGAAACAACTGCAAGAGATACAAATTAAATTAGAAAGTTCTGCTGATCTTACTGCTAAACCAATGGATAGAAGGGTTCCACAGAATGCGAGAATGGCTACTCATGGTTCTTACGGTGCTCATGATCCTAGGTTGCCAGTTGAGCCGTCTGGATTTGTAACATCTCCGTCGCATCCTTACTTTCCTGCAAAACATGTTCGCAGCTCGTCTGTCAATAATGTAATGAACAGACATTTGGCAGACTTGCAGACATTCTATCCACCAAATGAACTCCCAGGGTACCCGGATATGATTGGTTCAACTCATGGAAGAAACCTGAGCCACTCACCCCAGCGATACCGAAATCGACCATCTCATGATTACTTCCATGGAGGCTTTGACCCAGAGACTGGTTCTTCATACCCTAACAATACTTTCTTCCACCAACCTGCATGTTCTTGTGTTCATTGCTACAACAAACACTTGCAAGTTCCTCCCCAAGTCCATTCTGCAGTTTTGAGAGATAGAAGGTTCACAAATCCCACTAGCAACCCAATTGGTTACAATATCGGGTCTCGTCCAAGGAGTTATTATCATGGAGGTGCCAATCCTCCTCTGTTTCGGCCTCGTGCACAGGTGTCAGTTGATCTGGATTCAGAATTTGGTAGTGTTTGTAATAGAAGTGTAGAGAGGGAAGCGGAACCTCGTGTACAGGTGCCAGTTGGTCTGGATTCTGAATTTGGTAGTGTTGGTAATAGAGGTGTAGAGAGGGAACTGGAACCAAAGAGTGTTAAACGTCGTTGTTATCCAGCTGCGGGTGGGGCTCCATTTATTACGTGCCATAACTGCTTCGGACTGTTGAAGCTTCCAAGAAAGTTTTTGCTGATGCAAATGAGCGAAAGAATGCTGAAATGTGGGGCATGTTCAACTGTTATTAGGATTTTGGTTGAAAGTAAGAAACTCATTTGTATCCAAGAAACTCCTTTGAAGGCAAATGATGAGCCTGTTGTGGTGGCTCGAGAAAGTAATTTGCAATCTCATGGTCATGCCAAAATGGACAGCACGAACTCTTACTCCGACGACTACGGTAACTATCGGTCGATGGACTCTGATTCCATCTTGTCATCAACCGATCCAAGTTTGAAACCAAGTGAGTCTGAGAAGATACAGAATCTCCCTTCTTCATTTACTGCTATTACGGATGGTGAGGTAAGTCCTCATAATGTGATTGCTCAAGGGGGGATGTTGGACCTATCAAAACACGTAATTCAACCACCTCCAGGTTCTAGCCTTCAGGAATTATTTGAATATTCTACTTACATGCGTAAGGTGGACAAACCTGGGAGTGGAAACAATAGCATAATCATGGAACATCAAGTGGAAATGGTCCCTGATCTGCCAACTACGCCCACTTCCTTGCCGAACTCTACGGAAAATGTAACTCAGGCAACCGTAATAGATACGTCATTTAACGATACCTACACGTCTCAGGATTCTGATGCAGCCAGAGCAGATCTTCCCACGAGGAGCTCAATATACTCTTCAGATTCTGATTATACCGTGGAGAATGAGACACCCAACGTTTCAATAAATGGGCATCCTTTGTCAGATCATTTGGTCAGGAAGGCTCAAAAGCAAGCTGGGCGTATCTATCCTGGTGAATACTG GTATGATTTTCGAGCTGGTTTCTGGGGTCCAATGGGTCAACCTTGTTCTGGCGTGATTCCG